The Pan paniscus chromosome 1, NHGRI_mPanPan1-v2.0_pri, whole genome shotgun sequence genome has a segment encoding these proteins:
- the OPTC gene encoding opticin isoform X2 has protein sequence MRLLAFLSLLALVLQETGTASLPRKERKRREEQMPREGDSFEVLPLRNDVLNPDNYGEVIDLSNYEELTDYGDQLPEVKMTSLAPATSISPAKSTTAPGTPSSNPTMTRPTTAGLLLSSQPNHEDIPPLPRRTAYLYARFNRISRIRAEDFKGLTKLKRIDLSNNLISSIDNDAFRLLHALQDLILPENQLEALPVLPSGIEFLDVRLNRLQSSGIQPAAFRAMEKLQFLYLSDNLLDSIPGPLPLSLRSVHLQNNLIETMQRDVFCDPEEHKHTRRQLEDIRLDGNPINLSLFPSAYFCLPRLPIGRFT, from the exons ATGAGGCTCCTGGCTTTCCTGAGTCTGCTGGCCTTGGTGCTGCAGGAGACAGGGACAGCTTCTCTcccaaggaaggagaggaagaggagagaggagcaGATGCCCAGGGAAGGCGATTCCTTTGAAGTTCTGCCTCTGCGGAATGATGTCCTGAACCCAGACAACTATGGTGAAGTCATTGACCTGAGCAACTATGAGGAGCTCACAGATTATGGGGACCAACTCCCCGAG GTTAAGATGACTAGCCTCGCTCCTGCAACCAGCATCAGTCCCGCCAAGAGCACTACGGCTCCAGGGACACCCTCATCAAACCCCACGATGACCAGACCTACTACAGCAGGGCTGCTACTGAGTTCCCAGCCCAACCATG AGGACATTCCTCCTCTTCCTCGGAGGACTGCCTACCTGTATGCACGCTTCAACCGCATCAGCCGTATCAGGGCCGAAGACTTCAAAGGGCTGA CAAAGTTGAAGAGGATTGACCTCTCCAACAACCTCATTTCCTCCATCGATAATGATGCCTTCCGCCTGCTACATGCCCTCCAGGACCTCATCCTCCCAGAGAACCAGTTGGAAGCTCTGCCCGTGCTGCCCAGTGGCATTGAGTTCCTGGATGTCCGCCTAAATCGGCTCCAGAGCTCGGGGATACAGCCTGCAGCCTTCAGG GCAATGGAGAAGCTTCAGTTCCTTTACCTGTCAGACAACCTGCTGGATTCTATCCCGGGGCCTTTGCCCCTGAGCCTGCGCTCTGTACACCTGCAG AATAACCTGATAGAGACCATGCAGAGAGACGTCTTCTGTGACCCCGAGGAGCACAAACACACCCGCAGGCAGCTGGAAGACATCCGCCTGGATGGCAACCCCATCAACCTCAGCCTCTTCCCCAGCGCCTacttctgcctgcctcggctcccCATCGGCCGCTTCACCTAG
- the OPTC gene encoding opticin isoform X1 has product MRLLAFLSLLALVLQETGTASLPRKERKRREEQMPREGDSFEVLPLRNDVLNPDNYGEVIDLSNYEELTDYGDQLPEVKMTSLAPATSISPAKSTTAPGTPSSNPTMTRPTTAGLLLSSQPNHGLPTCLVCVCLGSSVYCDDIDLEDIPPLPRRTAYLYARFNRISRIRAEDFKGLTKLKRIDLSNNLISSIDNDAFRLLHALQDLILPENQLEALPVLPSGIEFLDVRLNRLQSSGIQPAAFRAMEKLQFLYLSDNLLDSIPGPLPLSLRSVHLQNNLIETMQRDVFCDPEEHKHTRRQLEDIRLDGNPINLSLFPSAYFCLPRLPIGRFT; this is encoded by the exons ATGAGGCTCCTGGCTTTCCTGAGTCTGCTGGCCTTGGTGCTGCAGGAGACAGGGACAGCTTCTCTcccaaggaaggagaggaagaggagagaggagcaGATGCCCAGGGAAGGCGATTCCTTTGAAGTTCTGCCTCTGCGGAATGATGTCCTGAACCCAGACAACTATGGTGAAGTCATTGACCTGAGCAACTATGAGGAGCTCACAGATTATGGGGACCAACTCCCCGAG GTTAAGATGACTAGCCTCGCTCCTGCAACCAGCATCAGTCCCGCCAAGAGCACTACGGCTCCAGGGACACCCTCATCAAACCCCACGATGACCAGACCTACTACAGCAGGGCTGCTACTGAGTTCCCAGCCCAACCATG GTCTGCCCACCTGCCTGGTCTGCGTGTGCCTCGGTTCCTCTGTGTATTGCGATGACATTGACCTAGAGGACATTCCTCCTCTTCCTCGGAGGACTGCCTACCTGTATGCACGCTTCAACCGCATCAGCCGTATCAGGGCCGAAGACTTCAAAGGGCTGA CAAAGTTGAAGAGGATTGACCTCTCCAACAACCTCATTTCCTCCATCGATAATGATGCCTTCCGCCTGCTACATGCCCTCCAGGACCTCATCCTCCCAGAGAACCAGTTGGAAGCTCTGCCCGTGCTGCCCAGTGGCATTGAGTTCCTGGATGTCCGCCTAAATCGGCTCCAGAGCTCGGGGATACAGCCTGCAGCCTTCAGG GCAATGGAGAAGCTTCAGTTCCTTTACCTGTCAGACAACCTGCTGGATTCTATCCCGGGGCCTTTGCCCCTGAGCCTGCGCTCTGTACACCTGCAG AATAACCTGATAGAGACCATGCAGAGAGACGTCTTCTGTGACCCCGAGGAGCACAAACACACCCGCAGGCAGCTGGAAGACATCCGCCTGGATGGCAACCCCATCAACCTCAGCCTCTTCCCCAGCGCCTacttctgcctgcctcggctcccCATCGGCCGCTTCACCTAG
- the PRELP gene encoding prolargin isoform X2, translating to MRSPLCWLLPLLILASVAQGQPTRRPRPGTGPGRRPRPRPRPTPSFPQPDEPAEPTDLPPPLPPGPPSIFPDCPRECYCPPDFPSALYCDSRNLRKVPVIPPRIHYLYLQNNFITELPVESFQNATGLRWINLDNNRIRKIDQRVLEKLPGLVFLYMEKNQLEEVPSALPRNLEQLRLSQNHISRIPPGVFSKLENLLLLDLQHNRLSDGVFKPDTFHGLKNLMQLNLAHNILRKMPPRVPTAIHQLYLDSNKIETIPNGYFKSFPNLAFIRLNYNKLTDRGLPKNSFNISNLLVLHLSHNRISSVPAINNRLEHLYLNNNSIEKINGTQICPNDLVAFHDFSSDLENVPHLRYLRLDGNYLKPPIPLDLMMCFRLLQSVVI from the exons ATGAGGTCACCCCTCTGCTGGCTCCTCCCACTTCTCATCTTGGCCTCAGTGGCCCAAGGCCAGCCAACAAGACGACCAAGACCCGGGACTGGGCCCGGGCGCagacccaggcccaggcccaggcccacacCCAGCTTTCCTCAGCCTGATGAACCAGCAGAGCCAACAGacctgcctcctcccctccctccaggcCCTCCATCTATCTTCCCTGACTGTCCCCGCGAATGCTACTGCCCCCCTGATTTCCCATCTGCCCTCTACTGTGATAGCCGCAACCTGCGAAAGGTCCCTGTCATCCCGCCCCGCATCCATTACCTCTATCTCCAGAACAACTTCATCACTGAGCTCCCGGTGGAGTCCTTCCAGAATGCCACAGGCCTGCGATGGATTAACCTGGACAACAACCGAATCCGCAAGATAGACCAGAGGGTGCTGGAGAAACTGCCCGGCCTGGTGTTCCTCTACATGGAGAAGAACCAGTTGGAAGAGGTCCCCTCGGCCCTGCCCCGGAACCTGGAGCAGCTGAGGCTGAGCCAGAACCACATCTCCAGAATCCCGCCTGGTGTCTtcagcaagctggagaacctGCTGCTCCTGGATCTCCAGCACAACAGGCTGAGCGACGGCGTCTTCAAGCCTGACACCTTCCATGGCCTCAAGAACCTCATGCAGCTCAACCTGGCCCACAACATCCTGAGAAAGATGCCGCCCAGGGTCCCCACCGCCATTCACCAGCTCTACCTGGACAGTAacaagattgagaccatccctaACGGATACTTCAAGAGCTTTCCCAATCTTGCCTTCATTCGGCTTAACTACAACAAGCTGACAGACAGGGGACTCCCCAAGAACTCCTTTAATATCTCCAACCTGCTTGTGCTCCACCTGTCTCACAACAGGATCAGCAGTGTGCCTGCCATCAACAACAGGCTGGAACACCTGTACCTCAACAACAATAGCATCGAGA AAATCAACGGAACCCAGATTTGCCCCAACGACCTAGTGGCGTTCCATGACTTCTCCTCGGACCTGGAGAACGTGCCACACCTGCGCTACCTGCGGCTGGATGGAAACTACCTGAAGCCGCCCATCCCGCTGGACCTCATGATGTGCTTCCGCCTCCTGCAGTCCGTGGTCATCTAG
- the PRELP gene encoding prolargin isoform X1 — protein MRRRAQPACWVELCITWIMRSPLCWLLPLLILASVAQGQPTRRPRPGTGPGRRPRPRPRPTPSFPQPDEPAEPTDLPPPLPPGPPSIFPDCPRECYCPPDFPSALYCDSRNLRKVPVIPPRIHYLYLQNNFITELPVESFQNATGLRWINLDNNRIRKIDQRVLEKLPGLVFLYMEKNQLEEVPSALPRNLEQLRLSQNHISRIPPGVFSKLENLLLLDLQHNRLSDGVFKPDTFHGLKNLMQLNLAHNILRKMPPRVPTAIHQLYLDSNKIETIPNGYFKSFPNLAFIRLNYNKLTDRGLPKNSFNISNLLVLHLSHNRISSVPAINNRLEHLYLNNNSIEKINGTQICPNDLVAFHDFSSDLENVPHLRYLRLDGNYLKPPIPLDLMMCFRLLQSVVI, from the exons GTGCATCACCTGGATCATGAGGTCACCCCTCTGCTGGCTCCTCCCACTTCTCATCTTGGCCTCAGTGGCCCAAGGCCAGCCAACAAGACGACCAAGACCCGGGACTGGGCCCGGGCGCagacccaggcccaggcccaggcccacacCCAGCTTTCCTCAGCCTGATGAACCAGCAGAGCCAACAGacctgcctcctcccctccctccaggcCCTCCATCTATCTTCCCTGACTGTCCCCGCGAATGCTACTGCCCCCCTGATTTCCCATCTGCCCTCTACTGTGATAGCCGCAACCTGCGAAAGGTCCCTGTCATCCCGCCCCGCATCCATTACCTCTATCTCCAGAACAACTTCATCACTGAGCTCCCGGTGGAGTCCTTCCAGAATGCCACAGGCCTGCGATGGATTAACCTGGACAACAACCGAATCCGCAAGATAGACCAGAGGGTGCTGGAGAAACTGCCCGGCCTGGTGTTCCTCTACATGGAGAAGAACCAGTTGGAAGAGGTCCCCTCGGCCCTGCCCCGGAACCTGGAGCAGCTGAGGCTGAGCCAGAACCACATCTCCAGAATCCCGCCTGGTGTCTtcagcaagctggagaacctGCTGCTCCTGGATCTCCAGCACAACAGGCTGAGCGACGGCGTCTTCAAGCCTGACACCTTCCATGGCCTCAAGAACCTCATGCAGCTCAACCTGGCCCACAACATCCTGAGAAAGATGCCGCCCAGGGTCCCCACCGCCATTCACCAGCTCTACCTGGACAGTAacaagattgagaccatccctaACGGATACTTCAAGAGCTTTCCCAATCTTGCCTTCATTCGGCTTAACTACAACAAGCTGACAGACAGGGGACTCCCCAAGAACTCCTTTAATATCTCCAACCTGCTTGTGCTCCACCTGTCTCACAACAGGATCAGCAGTGTGCCTGCCATCAACAACAGGCTGGAACACCTGTACCTCAACAACAATAGCATCGAGA AAATCAACGGAACCCAGATTTGCCCCAACGACCTAGTGGCGTTCCATGACTTCTCCTCGGACCTGGAGAACGTGCCACACCTGCGCTACCTGCGGCTGGATGGAAACTACCTGAAGCCGCCCATCCCGCTGGACCTCATGATGTGCTTCCGCCTCCTGCAGTCCGTGGTCATCTAG